In the genome of Drosophila subpulchrella strain 33 F10 #4 breed RU33 chromosome 2L, RU_Dsub_v1.1 Primary Assembly, whole genome shotgun sequence, one region contains:
- the LOC119548594 gene encoding uncharacterized protein LOC119548594 has protein sequence MRQVLIFVLLGVALQRTTVVSAQDSTCSDEFKRVTGFLERQLQSFGETLNKRLSSFENRLTQSECSRQSTIPNGRSSTFDYGSRARSIFNDFIEIYDAIMEERKGEKCENSERITGSPKSIQNRLNEISEDLRKLDRISPTESNTVPVDWVDISKVNISELIKYYDDMVKGVTPHYESSTSSTTEEVDKLVQYLKEQHDKMVEDEKKAEQETTSTEGSTVSESTTDSNNNIVYESVLPADFNITSLIEQFKIWNEENKMKHMIKELKGNNEETSTENTSTDDTSTDDTSTDDTSTDVSPDNSDNSAESVKRSDWVFIKRV, from the exons ATGAGACAAGTCCTGATATTTGTTCTCCTCGGGGTAGCCTTACAAAGGACCACGGTCGTTAGTGCACAA GACTCGACCTGCTCTGATGAGTTCAAACGAGTAACCGGATTTTTGGAGAGACAGCTTCAATCATTTGGCGAAACTTTGAACAAGAGATTGTCGAGTTTTGAAAACCGACTGACTCAATCGGAATGCTCTAGGCAGTCGACGATTCCCAATGGACGTTCCTCGACTTTTGATTATGGCTCCCGTGCGAGGAGTATTTTCAATGACTTTATCGAGATCTACGATGCCATAATGGAGGAAAGGAAAGGCGAGAAATGTGAGAATTCGGAAAGGATCACGGGAAGTCCAAAGAGTATACAGAACCGACTAAACGAAATCTCGGAGGACCTTCGCAAGCTCGACCGGATTTCTCCGACTGAAAGCAATACTGTGCCTGTTGATTGGGTAGACATTTCAAAAGTGAATATTTCTGAACTGATTAAATATTATGATGATATGGTTAAGGGTGTTACTCCCCACTATGAAAGTTCTACAAGTTCTACAACCGAAGAGGTAGATAAACTCGTACAATACCTGAAAGAGCAACATGACAAAATGGTGGAAGATGAAAAAAAAGCTGAACAGGAAACAACAAGCACTGAAGGTTCCACTGTTTCAGAAAGTACTACTGATagcaataataatattgtctaTGAATCGGTATTGCCTGCTGATTTTAATATAACTTCCCTGATTgagcaatttaaaatttggaaTGAGGAGAACAAAATGAAACATATGATTAAAGAACTTAAGGGAAATAATGAGGAAACTTCTACTGAAAATACTTCAACGGATGATACTTCTACTGATGATACCTCTACTGATGACACTTCTACGGATGTTTCTCCGGATAACAGCGATAATTCTGCGGAGTCCGTCAAAAGAAGTGATTGGGTGTTTATAAAAAGGGTTTAA
- the LOC119546412 gene encoding LOW QUALITY PROTEIN: uncharacterized protein LOC119546412 (The sequence of the model RefSeq protein was modified relative to this genomic sequence to represent the inferred CDS: substituted 2 bases at 2 genomic stop codons) — protein MDWIINDEMGLTVGHVVGWAAASAMVIGGVIPYVPQYIEIKKTQDAEGFSLYVCLALLVANSLRILFWFSSRYELPLLVQSVVMNVTMFLMIHLCVKVKRINANNREHALRGDELHLPKVMTDTDTGASVSTEAGGSVLKRVRSRHYLNDLDFKYFWSWTDFQSYLDFMLVLWAVGAAITYLMLSVHWFMESMGFVAVFTEAMLGAPQFLRNFKNKSTYGMSIHMVIMWTLGDMFKTGYFIVRKAPSQFWICGTLQVSLDIAILSQVWFYRKNSKPRDLRRGDXQFAPEEQPQHTPHHDLHTSHSEEHQLSLPVTVSSSGDDHLLTARADDEHFKVLDFGQCHDNRAFQYHNNNKMLPRPGGSGKSKDDSSIAAALEVVIVHSPASKEQRLIGGQETSGCCRRKRNNATQTRLEGGSCCCVITTHHHHCHCNHHRHHHHHHCHYRSTKRRALLHQKRSHHHHNHQHLQIKQTNHKQMLPSNNNKSSLDSSEEAMHHQAIAIEIDAATMSEDGDENNSSTATSNFPYKVASEGVKPIIMAPLREQHRHRRGSLNSNTTIETDELSHDDDDDDVRMGSHHLPEDETQLTQPAITNSSSSSTKRGNPASAPARNECVRIKRKRFMAEAGPDYCSSCSSSCSCSSLDEDMEAHHEMTVSAECHQCNPGSRRASFCSCHNSTCCCGSCSQEEEEEDEADDEDDDTTGQRESFCTAADHTITPSQEGDDMHSSTLTPLSTQRSSFMDPDHGDHTMRSDNGGGNLTDADASSLSQSAEYFSLSSTAGGGASFPIKEEDKKDKLEKKEARDSKEKEVEPPSCKHWNRNPHGKHKRGSSPVDNSLXRSVSLVAWPAIDVNALLQQTIRKSAVLQETPVRRKNTAEKGLGTTGSNDSSTATLTASVVTVAKYPGPGLVSTVTSLNGCGTTYSFTTTTAESLNPAAASKRNSKYSPVPNSEAYQCDPLQQSSTEIIL, from the exons ATGGATTGGATCATCAACGACGAAATGGGCCTTACGGTCGGACATGTGGTGGGCTGGGCCGCCGCCTCTGCGATGGTGATCGGGGGCGTAATTCCCTACGTTCCCCAGTATATCGAGATCAAGAAGACGCAGGACGCAGAGGGATTCTCCCTATACGTATGCCTCGCCCTGCTGGTCGCCAACTCGCTGAGAATACTGTTCTG GTTCTCCAGCCGCTATGAGCTTCCACTGCTGGTGCAGAGTGTCGTGATGAACGTGACCATGTTCCTGATGATCCATCTGTGCGTGAAGGTGAAGCGGATTAATGCCAATAACCGCGAGCACGCCCTGCGAG GCGATGAACTGCATTTGCCCAAAGTGATGACGGACACGGATACGGGCGCCTCTGTTTCCACCGAAGCGGGCGGAAGCGTCCTGAAGCGAGTTCGCTCCCGGCATTATCTCAATG ATCTGGATTTCAAATACTTCTGGAGCTGGACAGACTTCCAATCGTATCTGGACTTTATGCTCGTCCTGTGGGCCGTCGGAGCCGCCATAACATATCTGATGCTTTCCGTGCATTGGTTCATGGAGTCCATGGGCTTTGTGGCCGTCTTCACTGAGGCTATGTTGG GGGCGCCACAATTTCTACGCAACTTTAAGAATAAATCAACATATGGAATGAGCATACACATGGTGATCATGTGGACGCTCGGTGATATGTTCAAGACTGGTTACTTTATTGTTAGGAAAGCCCCGTCGCAGTTCTGGATCTGTGGCACGCTGCAG GTCAGCTTGGATATAGCAATCCTGTCACAGGTGTGGTTCTACCGTAAGAATTCCAAGCCGCGGGACCTCCGCCGCGGCGATTAGCAGTTTGCCCCCGAAGAACAGCCACAGCACACCCCTCACCACGATCTACATACATCCCATTCCGAGGAGCATCAGCTCTCGCTGCCCGTCACAGTGAGCAGCAGCGGAGACGATCATCTGCTGACGGCTCGAGCGGATGACGAGCACTTCAAGGTGCTGGACTTTGGTCAGTGCCACGATAATCGTGCGTTTCAATATCACAATAATAACAAGATGTTGCCCAGACCAGGAGGCAGTGGCAAGAGTAAGGATGATAGCAGCATTGCAGCTGCTTTGGAGGTCGTCATTGTCCATTCCCCGGCTTCCAAGGAGCAAAGACTGATTGGCGGTCAGGAGACAAGCGGCTGCTGTCGCAGGAAGCGAAATAATGCCACCCAAACCAGATTGGAGGGCGGTAGTTGCTGTTGTGTGATCACGACCCACCATCACCACTGCCACTGCAATCACCACaggcatcatcatcatcatcattgtcACTACAGGAGCACAAAGAGACGAGCTCTGCTGCACCAGAAGAGGAGTCATCACCATCACAATCATCAGCATCTGCAAATCAAGCAGACGAATCACAAACAAATGCTTCCATCGAACAACAACAAGTCTTCCTTGGACTCCAGCGAAGAGGCGATGCATCATCAGGCCATAGCCATTGAAATCGATGCTGCCACAATGAGCGAAGATGGAGATGAGAACAATAGCAGTACGGCCACGTCGAATTTTCCCTATAAGGTAGCCAGCGAGGGTGTAAAACCCATTATAATGGCTCCGCTTCGAGAACAACATCGTCATAGGAGAGGTTCCCTGAATTCCAATACGACCATTGAGACCGATGAACTCTCGCACGACGATGATGACGACGATGTGCGGATGGGCTCCCACCACTTACCAGAAGATGAGACCCAACTAACGCAGCCAGCCATAACGAACAGCTCCAGTAGCTCCACCAAAAGGGGCAATCCGGCCTCCGCTCCAGCGCGAAATGAATGTGTACGCATCAAAAGGAAAAGATTTATGGCTGAAGCTGGTCCGGATTACTGTAGCAGTTGCTCGAGTTCCTGTTCCTGCAGCAGTTTGGATGAAGATATGGAGGCCCATCACGAAATGACCGTATCAGCAGAGTGCCATCAATGTAATCCGGGCTCCCGAAGAGCTAGTTTCTGCTCCTGCCATAATTCCACCTGCTGTTGTGGCTCCTGCTCCCAGGAagaagaggaggaggacgaggcGGATGATGAGGACGACGATACCACGGGTCAGAGGGAGAGTTTTTGTACAGCCGCCGATCATACCATAACTCCTTCGCAAGAGGGTGATGATATGCATAGTAGCACACTAACACCCCTCAGCACCCAGAGGTCTTCCTTCATGGACCCGGATCATGGAGATCATACCATGCGAAGTGATAATGGCGGAGGCAATCTAACCGATGCAGACGCCTCTTCACTGAGCCAGTCAGCCGAGTACTTCTCGCTGTCATCCACCGCCGGAGGAGGTGCTTCTTTTCCCATCAAAGAAGAGGATAAAAAGGATAAGCTGGAGAAGAAAGAGGCGAGGGATTCAAAAGAAAAGGAAGTGGAGCCACCGTCCTGCAAACACTGGAATCGCAATCCACATGGCAAACACAAACGCGGCTCTTCTCCTGTGGACAACTCCTTATGACGAAGTGTCTCGCTGGTCGCCTGGCCAGCAATCGATGTGAATGCCCTGCTGCAGCAGACCATAAGGAAGTCAGCTGTGCTGCAGGAGACGCCAGTGCGGAGGAAAAACACTGCCGAAAAGGGTCTGGGCACCACGGGAAGTAATGATTCCTCCACGGCCACATTGACAGCCAGTGTTGTGACAGTGGCCAAGTATCCAGGACCTGGGTTGGTCAGCACCGTTACCAGTCTGAATGGATGTGGAACCACCTATAGCTTCACCACCACCACGGCTGAATCTTTAAATCCTGCAGCTGCCAGCAAGAGAAACTCCAAGTACTCGCCCGTACCAAATTCCGAGGCCTACCAGTGCGATCCACTGCAGCAGAGCTCGACGGAAATCATTTTATAA
- the LOC119548593 gene encoding uncharacterized protein LOC119548593 → MRQILIILIFGTAFQMTNVVSSQDPTCSDEFKRITQFLQSRLQSFGETLNERLASFENRLTQSECTKKSTIYDERSQNFNYGSRVRSIIDDLIEIYDARMRESESTSDTSNEQNERQELEKITENPKSIQNRVKDTWNDLLTLGGISETENTVHSESRIPENIKLIFNKFKDRPNTKRTEESTTDYTYTTDSTFSDRTEVVWIPLEKYLALKNRNVMESNDESTTTDNFLDDSTTEMAWIPKQMNMDVMIEKFLAWKKRTNEENNEESTTTDNFSIDSTTEPAWIPIKMNMDVMIEKFLAWKNSTKEQFNKKTSLMENNEESTSENIFTEDTDSTFSDGISHNGELESTEDVLTYILNKYYSLKKDGLIKSDTTKTGSVKDSLNSVMENYKKRKESEKLT, encoded by the exons ATGCGACAAATTCTgatcattttaatatttgggACAGCCTTCCAAATGACTAACGTTGTTAGTTCACAA GACCCAACTTGCTCTGATGAATTCAAAAGAATAACCCAGTTTCTGCAGAGCCGGCTTCAATCATTCGGCGAAACTTTGAACGAGAGATTGGCAAGTTTTGAAAACCGACTAACACAATCGGAATGCACAAAGAAATCAACGATATACGATGAACGATCCCAGAATTTTAATTATGGCTCCCGTGTGAGGAGTATAATTGATGACTTAATCGAGATTTACGATGCGAGGATGAGGGAAAGTGAGAGTACTTCAGATACCAGTAATGAACAAAATGAGCGCCAAGAATTGGAAAAGATCACGGAAAATCCAAAAAGTATACAAAATCGAGTAAAAGACACTTGGAACGACCTTCTCACACTCGGTGGAATTTCTGAGACTGAAAATACAGTTCATTCTGAATCCAGGATTCccgaaaatataaaattaatctttaataaatttaaggaTCGGCCTAATACGAAGAGAACAGAAGAAAGTACTACAGACTACACATATACTACTGACAGCACCTTTAGTGATAGAACTGAAGTGGTCTGGATTCCCTTAGAGAAATATCTAGCTTTGAAGAACAGAAATGTGATGGAAAGTAATGATGAAAGTACTACGACTGACAATTTTTTAGATGATAGTACTACTGAAATGGCTTGGATTCCTAAACAAATGAATATGGATGTCATGATTGAGAAATTTTTAGCTTGGAAAAAGAGAACTAATGAGGAAAATAATGAAGAAAGTACTACGACTGACAACTTTTCAATTGATAGTACTACTGAACCGGCCTGGATACCTATAAAAATGAATATGGATGTCATGATAGAGAAATTTTTGGCTTGGAAAAACAGTACTAAAGagcaatttaataaaaaaacctCTTTGATGGAAAATAATGAGGAAAGTACTtcagaaaatattttcacTGAAGATACTGACAGTACTTTTTCTGACGGAATTTCTCACAACGGCGAATTGGAATCAACAGAAGATGTGTTGACTTACattctaaataaatattatagcTTGAAAAAGGATGGCCTTATTAAAAGCGACACAACTAAAACTGGATCTGTAAAAGATTCGCTGAACAGCGTAATGGAAAACTATAAAAAGCGGAAGGAATCAGAAAAACTAacgtaa
- the LOC119547801 gene encoding elongation factor G, mitochondrial, with protein MSLITRLLTGNNCLRLRALETLGKAGYSSHAKFSEHKPIEKIRNIGISAHIDSGKTTLTERILFYTGRIAEMHEVRGKDNVGATMDSMELERQRGITIQSAATYTLWKDTNINIIDTPGHVDFTVEVERALRVLDGAVLVLCAVGGVQSQTLTVNRQMKRYNVPCLAFINKLDRLGSNPYRVLSQMRSKMNHNAAFIQLPIGVESNCKGIIDLVRERAIYFEGEHGMEIRLDEIPQDMRVESQERRQELIEHLSNADDKFGELFLEEKPFTEDDIKAALRRTCINRTFTPVLVGTALKNKGVQPLLDAVLKYLPNPGEVENLGFIEREGEEPEKIVLNPARDGKDPFVGLAFKLEAGRFGQLTYLRCYQGVLRKGDNIFNARTNKKVRIARLVRLHSNQMEDVNEVYAGDIFALFGVDCASGDTFTTNPKNNLAMESIFVPEPVVSMAIKPNNSKDRDNFSKAIARFTKEDPTFHFFFDNDVKETLVSGMGELHLEIYAQRMEREYGCPVTLGKPKVAFRETLVGPCEFDYLHKKQSGGSGQYARIIGVMEPLPPNQNTLLEFVDETVGTNVPKQFIPGVEKGYREMAEKGMLSGHKLSGIRFRLQDGGHHIVDSSELAFMLAAHGAIKEVFQNGSWQILEPIMLVEVTAPEEFQGAVMGHLSKRHGIITGTEGTEGWFTVYAEVPLNDMFGYAGELRSSTQGKGEFTMEYSRYSPCLPDVQEQIVRQYQESQGLAQPDKKKKKN; from the exons ATGTCGCTAATTACCCGTTTGCTGACCGGGAACAACTGCCTGCGCCTGCGGGCCCTGGAAACTTTGGGCAAG GCCGGCTACAGCTCGCATGCCAAGTTCTCGGAGCACAAGCCCATCGAGAAGATCCGGAATATAGGAATCTCGGCGCATATAGACAGTGGCAAGACGACGTTGACGGAGAGAATTCTCTTTTACACCGGAAGAATTGCGGAGATGCACGAAGTTCGGGGAAAGGATAATGTGGGGGCCACCATGGATAGCATGGAGCTGGAGCGACAGCGGGGGATCACCATCCAATCGGCAGCTACATATACCCTGTGGAAGGACACCAACATCAATATTATCGACACCCCGGGTCATGTGGACTTCACGGTGGAGGTGGAGCGCGCCCTTCGAGTTCTGGATGGTGCTGTTCTGGTTTTGTGCGCCGTGGGCGGAGTGCAGAGTCAGACTCTGACTGTCAACCGGCAGATGAAGCGATACAATGTCCCCTGCCTGGCCTTCATCAACAAGCTGGATCGTTTGGGCTCGAATCCCTATCGGGTTCTTTCCCAAATGAGGTCCAAAATGAACCACAATGCTGCTTTCATTCAACTGCCGATTGGCGTGGAGAGCAACTGCAAAGGCATTATTGATTTAGTGCGCGAAAGAGCTATATACTTCGAGGGCGAGCATGGAATGGAGATAAGGCTGGATGAAATCCCACAGGATATGCGGGTGGAGAGCCAGGAAAGAAGGCAGGAGCTCATCGAACACTTATCCAATGCAGACGATAAGTTTGGGGAACTTTTCCTCGAGGAAAAACCCTTCACGGAAGATGATATCAAGGCTGCCTTGAGGAGAACCTGCATCAACAGAACCTTCACACCAGTTCTGGTGGGCACAGCACTGAAAAACAAGGGTGTCCAGCCCCTGTTAGATGCCGTACTGAAATACCTGCCCAATCCTGGGGAAGTGGAGAATCTGGGCTTCATAGAGAGGGAAGGAGAAGAGCCAGAGAAAATTGTCTTGAACCCCGCCCGCGACGGCAAGGATCCGTTTGTGGGTTTGGCTTTCAAACTGGAAGCTGGACGCTTCGGCCAACTAACCTACCTCAGATGCTACCAAGGAGTTCTCCGGAAGGGTGACAACATCTTCAATGCCCGCACCAATAAGAAAGTGAGAATTGCCCGCTTAGTTCGCCTGCACTCAAATCAAATGGAGGATGTCAACGAGGTCTACGCCGGCGATATATTTGCTTTGTTCGGAGTGGATTGCGCCTCTGGAGACACCTTTACCACCAATCCCAAGAACAATCTGGCAATGGAATCCATCTTCGTACCCGAACCCGTTGTCTCAATGGCAATTAAGCCGAATAACAGCAAGGATAGGGATAATTTCTCAAAGGCCATTGCCAGGTTCACCAAAGAGGATCCCACATTCCACTTCTTTTTCGACAACGATGTGAAGGAAACTCTCGTTTCGGGTATGGGTGAATTGCATCTGGAGATCTACGCGCAGAGAATGGAGAGGGAATACGGCTGCCCAGTGACGCTGGGAAAGCCTAAGGTAGCATTTAGGGAAACCTTGGTGGGACCCTGTGAATTCGATTACCTGCACAAGAAGCAATCGGGAGGATCGGGCCAGTATGCCAGGATTATAGGAGTCATGGAGCCACTGCCGCCCAATCAAAATACCCTGCTGGAATTCGTGGATGAAACAGTGGGCACTAATGtaccaaaacaatttattcCCGGAGTGGAAAAGG GTTACAGAGAAATGGCTGAGAAGGGAATGCTCTCCGGCCACAAGCTATCCGGCATTCGATTCCGCCTGCAAGACGGTGGACATCACATCGTGGACTCCAGTGAGCTGGCCTTCATGTTGGCTGCCCACGGTGCCATCAAAGAGGTCTTCCAGAACGGCAGCTGGCAAATTCTAGAGCCCATTATGCTGGTTGAGGTGACTGCGCCCGAGGAATTCCAGGGTGCTGTAATGGGCCACCTGAGCAAACGGCATGGTATTATCACCGGAACTGAGGGAACCGAGGGCTGGTTTACTGTCTACGCAGAGGTTCCCCTGAACGATATGTTCGGCTATGCGGGAGAACTGAG ATCTAGTACCCAGGGCAAGGGAGAATTCACTATGGAGTACTCCAGATACTCCCCCTGCCTTCCCGATGTTCAGGAACAGATTGTGCGACAATACCAGGAGTCACAAGGATTGGCTCAGCCCGACAAGAAGAAAAAGAagaattaa